One segment of Rhodopirellula baltica SH 1 DNA contains the following:
- a CDS encoding pyridoxine 5'-phosphate synthase encodes MPHFIDLGVNVDHVATLRQARRGQEPDPITAASLAEQGGADGITFHLREDRRHISDRDVELFVQTVQVRTNFELACAADVLAICCRVQPDWALLVPESREEVTTEGGLDVAGDSGRIADAIQMLKDAGIATSLFLDPEPNQIEAAAKLQVDAVELHTGPYALARGAAVQHELRRLADTGKMIRDAGMRLHAGHGLNYVNVRPVAAIDGMAELNIGHSIVSRSVMVGMREAVAEMRRLLDSVTIAAQ; translated from the coding sequence ATGCCGCACTTCATTGATCTCGGCGTCAACGTCGATCACGTCGCCACCCTTCGACAAGCTCGTCGAGGGCAGGAACCGGATCCAATCACCGCGGCGTCGCTGGCGGAACAGGGGGGAGCGGATGGCATTACGTTTCACCTTCGCGAAGATCGACGACATATCTCCGATCGTGACGTGGAGCTGTTCGTGCAGACGGTTCAAGTGCGAACGAATTTTGAGTTGGCTTGCGCCGCGGATGTCTTGGCGATCTGTTGCCGCGTGCAACCGGATTGGGCACTGTTGGTTCCCGAGAGTCGCGAAGAAGTGACAACCGAAGGTGGCTTGGACGTCGCCGGCGACTCAGGCCGCATCGCCGATGCGATTCAAATGCTGAAGGACGCCGGAATTGCGACCAGTCTGTTCCTGGACCCGGAACCCAATCAAATCGAAGCGGCGGCGAAGTTGCAAGTCGATGCGGTGGAGTTGCACACGGGGCCATATGCGTTGGCAAGAGGTGCCGCGGTACAGCACGAACTGCGTCGATTGGCGGATACCGGCAAGATGATCCGTGATGCCGGCATGCGTTTGCACGCTGGGCACGGATTGAATTACGTCAATGTCCGACCTGTTGCGGCGATCGATGGGATGGCGGAGCTGAACATCGGACACAGCATCGTCAGTCGATCGGTAATGGTTGGGATGCGCGAAGCGGTCGCGGAGATGCGACGGTTGCTCGATAGCGTGACGATCGCGGCTCAGTGA
- a CDS encoding PSD1 and planctomycete cytochrome C domain-containing protein, whose amino-acid sequence MTLNRQGRSFFRVRLSVFFFTIILGCEAKAVDFIKDIEPIFQAHCIDCHGPDEQESQFRLDRLAALISGGNSGEPAVVPGKPGESFLLKLILHEESGMEMPPDDSLSDSEIASIKAWIAGGAKTPESYGPEKTDIELSHWSFQPVKRSQGSTIDRFIRDKLVANGLTLSPTAERRVLVRRLYLVMLGIPPTPEQVEAFATDESDDAWQNLVERVLASPHCGERWATYWLDLVRFGETHGYEMNRERPTAWQYRDWVIESLNDDKPYDEFVRQQIAGDALGANVATGFLVAGPVDQVKGSDPKLRQIQRMNELDDMINTTGTAFLGLTTGCARCHNHKFDPISQRDYYSMQAVFAGVQHGDRALPPTPETAKRIASLDEEISELTNRLKKFIIGDESKPRPAVNAKRNEEVFEERDARFIRFTIRKTTGGEGCLDELEIYSNGLNVALASSGSKAISSGDFVHPKHKLMHINDGRHGNDHSWIVDSSSGDWVQIELAEPTVIDRIVWSRDRSGKYTDRLPIEYRIDSAMEADNWELLTSSADRQTFTGKESASPKYQFEKFPSAEAQQGRVWQNRLQAALEEKRQLEKSTLVYAGTFVQPGPTHRLYRGEPDAKREQVAPNAIEVFTSLNLATNAPERDRRLALANWIASKDNPLTARVIVNRLWQFHFGTGIVDTPSDFGLNGSSPSHPELLDWLASELMDHNWSLKHIHRLILNSDTWRQSNRPNEDAIRVDATSRLLWRFPPRRLEAEAIRDSILAVTDALDLEAAGGPGFSPFEVELENVRHYHAKQAFGPADWRRMIYMTKVRQEREQVFGAFDCPDASMVVAKRSRSTTPLQALNLLNSRFVMQQADLFAKRLENESDTLSHQITRAWRLCFQRKPTDEELADSVSFIEQEGVQQFTRAMLNANEFVFIP is encoded by the coding sequence ATGACGCTCAATCGACAAGGCCGATCTTTCTTTCGAGTCCGTCTTTCTGTCTTTTTCTTCACAATCATCTTGGGTTGTGAAGCGAAAGCCGTTGACTTCATCAAAGACATTGAACCGATCTTTCAGGCTCATTGCATCGATTGCCATGGACCGGATGAACAGGAAAGCCAGTTTCGCCTCGACCGCCTGGCCGCTCTAATTTCCGGTGGCAACTCCGGCGAACCCGCCGTTGTGCCGGGAAAACCCGGCGAGAGTTTTCTACTGAAACTCATTCTGCACGAAGAATCCGGTATGGAAATGCCGCCCGATGATTCGCTCTCAGATTCTGAAATCGCGTCGATCAAAGCGTGGATCGCCGGCGGTGCCAAGACTCCCGAAAGCTACGGACCTGAGAAGACGGACATCGAGCTATCACACTGGTCGTTTCAGCCGGTGAAACGTTCGCAAGGAAGTACCATCGATCGTTTCATTCGAGACAAACTGGTGGCCAACGGTTTGACCTTGTCACCGACCGCGGAACGAAGGGTTTTGGTTCGGCGATTGTATCTTGTCATGCTCGGTATCCCGCCAACACCGGAGCAAGTCGAAGCGTTTGCGACCGATGAAAGTGACGACGCCTGGCAGAACCTTGTCGAGCGTGTGCTCGCCAGTCCGCATTGCGGCGAGCGATGGGCGACGTACTGGTTGGACCTGGTGCGGTTTGGTGAGACTCACGGCTATGAAATGAACCGTGAACGTCCGACAGCCTGGCAGTATCGCGATTGGGTCATCGAGTCGCTCAATGACGACAAGCCCTATGACGAGTTTGTCAGGCAGCAGATCGCTGGCGATGCACTGGGAGCGAATGTTGCAACCGGGTTCTTGGTTGCTGGTCCGGTCGATCAAGTCAAAGGGTCCGATCCGAAGCTGCGACAGATTCAGCGGATGAACGAGTTGGACGACATGATCAACACCACCGGCACCGCGTTCTTGGGCCTGACGACTGGATGCGCACGATGCCACAACCACAAGTTCGATCCGATCAGCCAACGTGATTACTACTCCATGCAAGCCGTGTTCGCTGGCGTCCAGCATGGCGATCGCGCACTGCCACCCACGCCGGAAACCGCGAAACGGATCGCATCGCTTGATGAGGAGATCTCAGAACTAACCAACCGATTGAAGAAGTTCATCATCGGTGATGAGTCGAAGCCCCGTCCGGCAGTCAACGCAAAGCGAAACGAAGAGGTCTTCGAAGAACGAGACGCTCGGTTCATTCGCTTCACCATTCGGAAAACCACCGGCGGGGAAGGGTGCTTGGATGAACTGGAAATCTATTCCAACGGACTCAATGTCGCTTTGGCGAGCAGTGGATCCAAGGCGATATCGTCTGGCGACTTCGTGCATCCAAAACACAAATTGATGCACATCAATGACGGACGTCACGGCAATGACCACAGCTGGATTGTCGATTCATCCAGTGGCGACTGGGTACAAATTGAACTCGCCGAACCAACCGTCATCGACCGCATCGTGTGGAGTCGCGATCGCAGCGGAAAGTACACCGACCGATTGCCGATCGAATATCGCATCGACTCCGCCATGGAAGCCGACAACTGGGAATTGCTAACTTCATCGGCTGATCGACAAACGTTCACCGGCAAAGAATCAGCGAGTCCAAAGTATCAGTTCGAAAAGTTTCCCTCTGCAGAAGCACAGCAAGGACGAGTTTGGCAAAACCGTTTGCAGGCGGCTCTCGAAGAAAAGCGACAACTCGAGAAGTCAACGCTCGTTTATGCGGGGACCTTCGTACAGCCCGGGCCAACTCATCGTCTTTATCGCGGCGAGCCGGACGCGAAGCGTGAGCAAGTTGCTCCCAACGCGATCGAAGTCTTCACGTCATTGAATTTGGCAACCAATGCACCCGAGCGGGACCGTCGTCTCGCATTGGCAAACTGGATCGCCAGCAAGGACAACCCGCTGACCGCTCGCGTGATCGTCAACCGCTTGTGGCAATTCCACTTTGGCACGGGAATCGTCGATACGCCCAGTGACTTTGGACTCAACGGATCTTCGCCCAGTCACCCGGAGCTACTCGATTGGCTGGCCAGCGAACTGATGGACCACAATTGGTCTCTCAAACATATCCATCGGCTCATTCTGAATTCAGACACATGGCGACAAAGCAATCGGCCCAACGAAGATGCCATCCGAGTCGATGCGACTTCGCGATTGCTATGGCGTTTCCCTCCGCGACGATTGGAGGCGGAAGCCATTCGCGATTCCATTCTTGCCGTCACCGATGCCCTTGATCTTGAGGCCGCCGGTGGGCCAGGCTTCAGCCCGTTTGAAGTGGAACTGGAGAACGTGCGGCACTATCACGCAAAGCAGGCGTTTGGCCCAGCAGATTGGCGACGGATGATCTACATGACCAAGGTTCGTCAAGAACGCGAGCAGGTGTTCGGTGCTTTTGATTGTCCCGACGCAAGCATGGTCGTGGCGAAACGCAGTCGCTCCACCACGCCACTGCAAGCGTTGAATCTTCTGAACAGTCGATTTGTCATGCAACAAGCCGACCTATTCGCGAAACGTTTGGAAAATGAATCAGACACACTGTCACATCAAATCACGCGAGCTTGGCGGTTGTGTTTTCAACGAAAGCCAACCGATGAAGAACTAGCTGATAGCGTCAGTTTCATCGAGCAAGAAGGCGTTCAACAGTTCACCCGTGCGATGCTGAATGCAAACGAGTTTGTGTTCATTCCGTAA
- a CDS encoding DUF1501 domain-containing protein, translated as MTPFLNRRHFLTQATSGLGSIALASLLDQQRLLADSTPIRPNIDPAKPFASRPPHHPAAAKNVLVIFCAGACSQLDTFDYKPELIKRHGQPMPGAESLVTFQGEQGMLTKSPWAFKPRGQSGKMISELVPQLGELADDMCFLHSLTGKTNTHGPGENFMSTGQTLDGFPSMGAWATWALGTENKNLPAYVAIADPRGTPQSSVNNWGPGFLPAAFQGTEFSALKPLDNLDIPAGVSPETDRATRGFLERMNQRHLKQFPGDTELAARISSYQLAARMQLSVPEVTDLSSESKSTLREYGADDSQNILKAQFAKNCILARRLIESGVRFVQLFNGAYQTGGEGVSNWDGHKSLHEQYSKHGPVLDQPCAALLRDMKRRGLLKDTLVVWMTEFGRMPTFQKGASGRDHNPEGFTAWMMGAGVKAPFTYGATDEFGYKAVENVSTVYDFHATILHLLGLNHERLTYYHNGFERRLTDVHGHVLKEVLN; from the coding sequence ATGACTCCATTCCTAAACCGCAGACACTTTCTCACTCAAGCGACGTCTGGGCTGGGCAGCATCGCTCTGGCGAGTTTGCTTGATCAGCAACGATTGCTCGCTGATTCAACACCAATTCGCCCGAACATCGATCCGGCGAAACCGTTTGCCAGCCGACCTCCGCACCATCCTGCCGCTGCGAAGAACGTGCTGGTGATCTTTTGCGCTGGCGCTTGCAGTCAACTCGATACCTTTGACTACAAACCGGAGCTGATCAAACGCCACGGTCAGCCGATGCCGGGTGCGGAGTCCTTGGTCACGTTTCAAGGCGAACAAGGGATGCTGACCAAGAGTCCGTGGGCGTTCAAACCACGTGGCCAGTCGGGCAAGATGATCTCGGAGCTGGTGCCTCAACTCGGGGAACTGGCCGACGACATGTGCTTCCTCCATTCGTTGACGGGGAAAACCAACACGCACGGGCCCGGCGAAAACTTCATGTCGACTGGTCAAACGCTCGACGGTTTCCCCAGCATGGGAGCGTGGGCGACATGGGCCCTCGGAACCGAAAATAAAAACCTACCCGCCTACGTCGCGATCGCCGATCCCCGTGGCACTCCGCAGTCAAGCGTCAACAACTGGGGACCTGGATTTCTGCCGGCCGCCTTTCAAGGCACCGAATTCAGTGCCCTCAAACCGCTGGATAACCTAGACATCCCGGCGGGTGTCAGTCCCGAAACCGATCGAGCAACTCGTGGTTTTCTAGAACGGATGAACCAACGGCATCTCAAACAGTTTCCGGGTGACACCGAATTGGCAGCCAGGATTTCCAGCTATCAACTCGCGGCGAGAATGCAGTTGAGTGTTCCCGAAGTCACCGACTTATCGAGCGAATCGAAGAGCACCCTGAGGGAATACGGAGCCGACGATTCGCAGAACATTCTGAAGGCACAATTCGCGAAGAACTGCATCCTCGCGCGGCGGCTGATTGAGAGCGGTGTCCGCTTTGTGCAGCTGTTCAACGGCGCCTATCAAACCGGCGGTGAAGGTGTGAGCAATTGGGACGGACATAAATCGCTTCACGAACAATACAGCAAGCACGGTCCGGTGCTCGATCAACCCTGCGCCGCTCTGCTGAGAGACATGAAGCGGCGTGGGCTGTTGAAAGACACTTTGGTCGTATGGATGACCGAGTTCGGACGCATGCCAACGTTCCAAAAAGGAGCAAGCGGACGTGACCACAATCCGGAAGGCTTCACCGCATGGATGATGGGAGCCGGCGTCAAAGCCCCCTTCACATACGGAGCAACCGACGAATTCGGTTACAAAGCCGTTGAGAATGTCAGCACCGTTTACGACTTCCACGCCACAATTTTGCATCTGTTGGGTTTGAACCACGAGCGGCTCACCTACTATCACAACGGCTTTGAACGTCGCCTGACAGATGTCCATGGCCACGTCCTCAAAGAAGTCCTAAATTGA
- a CDS encoding alpha-amylase family glycosyl hydrolase, with product MVDSLRRTVAQRLIVIEGREMEQTALLDGMEENATEQSSVTKSGMGAIVHDDGVAFRVWAPNADSVSVLGTFNQWKEDATPLKREEHGTWYVDVADAKAGDEYKYRIIRGDKSYDRIDPYAREVTNSIGNAVVYADTFDWKHPTFDRPAQNELVIYEMHIGTFHRDDPDQPGTFSDAVAKFKHLKELGVNAIQIMPVAEFAGDLSWGYNPAHIFAVEQAYGGPDALKAFVDAAHEAGFAVIIDVVYNHFGPSDLDLWQFDGWSENDKGGIYFYQDHRSNTPWGDTRPDYGRGEVRQFIHDNAMMWMREYHADGLRYDMTAYIRTISGIGDDDIAEGWGLMQWINRDLRNEFPGCYLIAEDLQTNNWLTKTEDQGGAGFTTQWDAAFVHPIRSAVQEIDDAHRDMWAVRDALCHRYNGDAFQRVIYSESHDEVANGKSRVPSEIDAEDPESRFAKKRTILAAALALTAPGVPMLFQGQEMLEDDWFEDTDPLEWERTRRLKGIKRLFRDLIHLRLNNDGLSKGLTGQHIVMHHVNENDKVVAFVRRAEDPQDDVVVLANFANRSWDQYEIGFPDSGDWQLKLNTDWSGYDQDFDDHPVEHVDATEQPYDGLAARAEVSFGAYAVLVYTRK from the coding sequence ATGGTTGATTCGCTGCGCCGGACAGTTGCTCAGCGTTTGATCGTCATTGAAGGGCGTGAGATGGAACAGACTGCGTTATTGGATGGAATGGAAGAGAATGCGACTGAACAGTCGTCAGTCACCAAGTCAGGAATGGGGGCCATCGTTCATGACGACGGAGTTGCGTTCCGAGTCTGGGCACCCAACGCAGACAGCGTGAGTGTGCTGGGCACGTTCAACCAATGGAAAGAAGACGCCACGCCGCTGAAGCGAGAAGAGCACGGCACGTGGTATGTCGACGTTGCCGATGCCAAAGCGGGTGACGAATACAAGTATCGAATCATCCGAGGCGACAAGTCCTATGATCGCATCGACCCGTACGCCCGCGAGGTTACCAATTCGATCGGCAATGCAGTCGTCTACGCAGACACATTTGACTGGAAGCACCCGACCTTTGATCGACCGGCTCAGAACGAGTTGGTGATCTACGAGATGCACATCGGAACGTTTCATCGAGACGATCCCGATCAACCGGGAACGTTCTCCGATGCGGTTGCGAAGTTCAAGCACCTGAAAGAGCTCGGTGTCAATGCGATTCAAATCATGCCGGTCGCCGAGTTCGCCGGGGATTTATCGTGGGGCTACAACCCGGCGCACATCTTTGCAGTCGAACAAGCCTATGGCGGGCCGGACGCGTTGAAAGCGTTCGTCGACGCGGCACATGAAGCTGGCTTTGCGGTGATCATCGACGTGGTTTACAACCACTTTGGTCCCAGCGATTTGGATTTGTGGCAGTTCGATGGTTGGAGCGAGAACGACAAGGGTGGCATCTACTTCTATCAAGACCACCGGTCCAACACGCCTTGGGGCGACACGCGACCCGACTATGGTCGCGGTGAAGTGCGTCAGTTCATCCACGACAACGCGATGATGTGGATGCGGGAATACCATGCCGATGGCTTGCGTTATGACATGACCGCCTACATTCGCACGATCTCCGGTATCGGGGACGACGACATCGCGGAAGGTTGGGGATTGATGCAGTGGATCAATCGTGATTTGCGGAACGAGTTCCCGGGCTGCTACTTGATCGCGGAAGACCTGCAAACCAACAACTGGTTGACCAAGACGGAAGATCAAGGCGGTGCCGGTTTTACAACCCAGTGGGACGCGGCGTTTGTCCATCCGATCCGATCGGCGGTGCAAGAAATTGATGATGCGCATCGAGACATGTGGGCGGTGCGAGACGCGTTGTGTCACCGATACAACGGAGACGCTTTCCAGCGAGTGATCTACAGCGAATCACATGATGAAGTTGCCAACGGCAAGTCTCGCGTTCCCAGCGAGATTGATGCGGAGGATCCTGAAAGTCGGTTTGCGAAAAAACGGACGATCCTGGCAGCGGCTCTGGCACTGACAGCACCGGGAGTTCCGATGCTGTTTCAAGGCCAAGAGATGTTGGAAGACGATTGGTTTGAAGACACTGATCCGCTCGAGTGGGAACGAACTCGCCGACTCAAAGGCATCAAGCGTCTGTTCCGCGACCTCATTCACCTGCGTTTGAACAATGACGGTTTGTCCAAGGGATTGACGGGGCAGCACATCGTGATGCATCACGTCAATGAAAATGACAAGGTCGTCGCGTTCGTGCGGCGTGCGGAGGATCCGCAGGACGACGTCGTTGTGCTGGCCAACTTCGCCAATCGTTCATGGGACCAATACGAAATCGGTTTTCCCGATTCGGGCGATTGGCAATTGAAGCTCAACACCGATTGGTCCGGCTACGATCAAGACTTCGACGATCATCCGGTCGAACATGTTGATGCAACGGAACAACCGTACGACGGTTTGGCAGCGAGAGCCGAAGTGTCGTTCGGTGCTTACGCGGTTCTGGTGTACACGCGGAAGTGA
- a CDS encoding competence/damage-inducible protein A produces the protein MPHITAEIISIGDEMITGARLDTNTQWLSQRLGELGVDVQFHTTVADTLSHNTDVFRIAARRADVVVATGGLGPTRDDLTREAIAESLGLPLQLHEPSLEFIRGMFKRRGREMPERNHCQAMFPLGSTPIHNPQGTAPGIDVRATREDGTQSRIFALPGVPAEMKTMFDESVAPAVLAANGQRQHIAHHIMKFFGIGESDMEAKLGDMIARDRQPRVGITVSAATISLRIVATGDTPDACQAAIANTREEILEKAGEYYFGDGETFEQHHAVIRHLNEVGQRLLLVELGRAAPLGDWFAAVSDEPGFTADVPAFVGGISLANLDDLRQWTGMPDDASAETCLTALRQRLSADWVLLVDEYPSLHQTNDHPLPGSDVTFLVAAPDGSFPSITQHLGAHPSILHARVAKAGLFWLRKCFVTASSGV, from the coding sequence ATGCCACACATCACGGCCGAAATCATTTCCATCGGCGACGAAATGATCACCGGAGCCCGATTGGATACGAACACCCAGTGGCTCAGTCAGCGATTGGGCGAATTGGGTGTTGACGTTCAATTTCACACCACCGTCGCTGACACCCTGTCGCACAACACCGACGTTTTTCGTATTGCCGCACGACGAGCGGACGTGGTCGTCGCAACGGGTGGACTGGGGCCCACACGAGATGACCTGACTCGTGAAGCCATCGCCGAATCACTCGGCCTGCCGCTGCAATTGCACGAACCTTCGCTAGAGTTCATTCGCGGCATGTTCAAGCGTCGCGGTCGCGAAATGCCTGAACGCAATCATTGCCAAGCCATGTTCCCGCTTGGATCCACCCCCATTCACAATCCGCAAGGGACCGCGCCCGGCATCGACGTGCGAGCGACTCGAGAAGACGGAACACAATCTCGCATCTTCGCCCTGCCTGGTGTCCCGGCGGAAATGAAAACGATGTTCGACGAATCGGTGGCTCCCGCCGTTCTGGCGGCCAACGGGCAACGTCAGCACATCGCCCACCACATCATGAAATTTTTTGGCATCGGCGAAAGTGACATGGAAGCCAAACTTGGCGACATGATCGCTCGAGACCGTCAGCCGCGAGTCGGCATCACCGTCAGTGCCGCGACCATTTCGCTGCGGATCGTCGCCACGGGGGACACACCGGACGCTTGCCAAGCCGCGATTGCCAACACCCGCGAAGAGATTCTCGAAAAAGCGGGCGAATACTATTTTGGCGACGGAGAAACGTTCGAACAACATCACGCCGTCATCCGACATCTCAACGAAGTGGGGCAACGCTTGTTGCTGGTCGAACTCGGCCGCGCCGCACCGCTGGGTGACTGGTTCGCCGCGGTTTCTGATGAGCCTGGGTTCACCGCGGATGTTCCAGCATTCGTTGGAGGAATTTCCCTCGCCAACCTCGACGATCTGCGACAATGGACCGGGATGCCCGACGACGCTTCCGCGGAGACATGCTTGACCGCTCTTCGCCAACGGTTGTCGGCCGACTGGGTGTTGCTCGTCGACGAATACCCCAGCCTGCATCAAACCAACGATCATCCGCTGCCGGGAAGCGATGTCACGTTCCTCGTTGCAGCCCCCGATGGCTCGTTCCCGTCCATCACTCAACACCTCGGAGCTCACCCGAGCATCTTGCACGCTCGCGTCGCAAAAGCGGGTTTGTTCTGGTTACGAAAGTGTTTTGTCACCGCCTCATCAGGAGTTTGA
- a CDS encoding extracellular solute-binding protein — MSLKTVCVPVASFSALQLVFVAVWLSFCSGCVSRSESDVVVYSALDEDFAAPILAAFERSTENEVGVIGKFDIESTKTVGLANQLIAEADAPRCDLFWNNEIMHTVRLQKLGILEPHDWQVPSTWPQDMVASDGTWCGFAARARVLLVNTDMLPDADARPNRVNELADPKWAQNCAMARPLFGTTATHFAVLRDIMGREKTLELLQSIHSNAVVLSGNKQVAQAVSAGKVAWGLTDTDDAIIEEELGYPVEIIYPDQQPEQPGTLRIPNTLAILKDAPHPVAAGKLADFLMTPEIEDRLAMGRSSQLPISKESKFPPAVLPSEPVRWMRVDFEAAAEDWDAWAKTLADLFAN; from the coding sequence GTGTCATTGAAAACTGTCTGCGTTCCCGTCGCTTCGTTTTCCGCCCTGCAACTCGTTTTCGTCGCCGTCTGGCTATCGTTTTGTTCCGGTTGTGTGTCTCGTAGCGAATCGGACGTCGTCGTGTATTCGGCTCTCGACGAGGACTTCGCGGCTCCAATTTTGGCGGCGTTTGAGCGATCGACCGAGAATGAAGTGGGCGTGATCGGAAAGTTCGACATCGAATCCACCAAGACAGTGGGTTTGGCGAACCAATTGATCGCCGAAGCGGACGCACCAAGATGCGATCTGTTTTGGAACAACGAAATCATGCACACCGTGCGTTTGCAGAAGCTTGGCATTCTCGAGCCTCATGATTGGCAGGTGCCTTCGACTTGGCCGCAAGACATGGTCGCCAGCGATGGGACTTGGTGCGGGTTTGCGGCACGGGCTCGCGTGTTGCTGGTCAACACAGACATGCTGCCCGATGCGGACGCTCGTCCAAATCGCGTGAACGAATTGGCGGATCCTAAGTGGGCCCAGAACTGCGCCATGGCTCGACCGTTGTTCGGAACCACGGCGACCCACTTCGCGGTCCTCCGAGACATCATGGGTAGAGAGAAGACGTTGGAGTTATTGCAAAGCATCCACAGCAACGCGGTGGTGTTGTCAGGCAACAAACAAGTGGCGCAGGCCGTTTCGGCTGGCAAGGTGGCTTGGGGACTGACCGACACCGATGACGCGATTATCGAAGAGGAGTTGGGGTATCCAGTCGAGATCATTTATCCCGATCAACAACCGGAGCAACCCGGAACGCTTCGAATCCCAAACACGTTGGCAATCCTCAAGGACGCTCCACATCCAGTCGCGGCCGGAAAGCTCGCTGACTTTTTGATGACTCCTGAAATTGAAGATCGACTGGCGATGGGGCGAAGCAGTCAGTTGCCGATTAGCAAAGAGAGCAAGTTCCCTCCAGCGGTTTTGCCGAGCGAACCGGTACGTTGGATGCGAGTTGATTTTGAAGCTGCCGCGGAGGATTGGGACGCTTGGGCGAAAACCTTGGCGGATCTGTTCGCCAACTGA
- the eboE gene encoding metabolite traffic protein EboE: MTSTPTGFPDVTAVIEKSHDKAVDGAKGAERSNDSDSSIRWTVGYCTNIHAGADVEGVTNNLLNISAEVRRRILNSQYSDENGSPKVQTGKNFATIVSTAPPLGIGLWLSAEATADLRRNGLKPLTSAMKQARLLAYTFNGFPHDNFHQDVVKHAVYSPTWWEDERIIYTRDLAKILAEILPADTNLGTISTLPIGWPQRTDEDGNRVSVTDDQLHHAGTNLRRMAEDLRRLEDRTGKRIVLAIEPEPGCILDTAAKVIDWFDKQLPDATHRRYIGVCHDVCHSAVMGESQHDVLAAYAKAGIVVGKIQISSAIVVDWSRIADTDREATLTQLRSFAEDRYLHQTGRVTASGKFVLEEDLPAVLADLDANPSRYAADKRWMIHFHVPIFAEQFGHLQTTRSDVLDTLKSIMELTDASKRRQPLQFTGHLEVETYAWSVMPESAGRSDLAGDIASELIWLHDVLSEMSSNN; the protein is encoded by the coding sequence ATGACATCAACGCCCACCGGTTTTCCCGACGTCACAGCGGTCATCGAAAAGTCACATGACAAAGCGGTGGACGGCGCCAAAGGAGCGGAACGTTCCAACGATTCCGACTCGTCGATCCGATGGACGGTGGGGTATTGCACCAACATTCACGCGGGAGCTGATGTCGAGGGCGTGACGAATAATCTGCTGAACATTTCCGCAGAAGTTCGGCGTCGTATCTTGAATTCGCAGTACTCCGACGAGAACGGTTCGCCAAAGGTTCAAACGGGAAAGAATTTCGCGACCATCGTCAGTACCGCACCGCCATTGGGGATTGGTTTGTGGTTGTCCGCCGAAGCGACCGCGGACCTGCGACGCAACGGACTGAAACCGTTGACGTCAGCGATGAAACAAGCACGCTTGCTCGCCTACACGTTCAACGGATTCCCGCACGACAATTTTCATCAAGACGTGGTCAAGCACGCGGTGTACTCACCGACTTGGTGGGAAGACGAACGAATTATCTACACCCGAGATTTGGCGAAGATCTTGGCTGAGATTCTGCCGGCCGATACGAATTTGGGCACCATCAGCACGCTGCCGATCGGTTGGCCTCAAAGGACCGACGAAGACGGTAACCGAGTCAGCGTGACCGATGACCAGTTGCATCATGCGGGAACCAACCTGCGACGCATGGCCGAAGATCTACGACGATTGGAAGATCGCACGGGCAAACGAATCGTGTTGGCGATTGAACCCGAACCAGGATGCATTCTGGACACCGCGGCCAAGGTGATCGATTGGTTTGACAAACAATTGCCTGATGCGACTCACCGTCGTTACATCGGTGTTTGTCACGACGTTTGCCATTCCGCTGTGATGGGTGAATCGCAGCACGATGTGTTGGCAGCGTATGCCAAAGCCGGGATCGTTGTGGGCAAAATTCAAATCAGCAGTGCGATCGTGGTCGATTGGAGCCGAATCGCGGACACCGATCGCGAAGCAACCCTGACACAATTGCGATCGTTCGCGGAAGATCGTTACCTTCATCAAACCGGCCGAGTGACGGCATCAGGGAAGTTTGTCTTGGAGGAAGACTTGCCCGCTGTGCTGGCGGATTTGGATGCCAATCCAAGTCGTTATGCGGCTGACAAACGTTGGATGATTCATTTTCACGTGCCAATTTTTGCCGAACAATTTGGGCACCTGCAAACCACACGAAGCGATGTGCTGGACACGCTGAAGAGCATCATGGAACTGACGGATGCATCGAAGCGTCGGCAACCGCTTCAATTCACCGGGCACTTGGAAGTCGAAACCTACGCTTGGTCGGTGATGCCTGAATCAGCCGGACGAAGTGACTTGGCCGGTGACATTGCGTCCGAACTTATTTGGTTGCACGATGTCTTAAGCGAGATGTCTTCGAACAACTAG